The window AGGTATTATATGATGTTGCAGCTAATGACaaagtatttgtattttctGGCAGgcaatctatataatattaatgtttaaataatctaagattTTACTTTTGTTATCGAAAAACCATATCAGATTTCAATTAATACTGTATCATAGTGTAAATTACATAAGGGACTAATTTGCAATAGAGCTATTTAACTATCTAAGGTCTcagtacaaaattttaaaatcttaagtTCTTTGCACAGATATGACTATATACTGGCCAATTATTCCATCtaactgtaaaaataaaattatttaaatcaatttttctTAACGAGCGTACGAATAGTGTGCAGTCAGGAACTTTTGTGTCACTTGAAAAGTGCCATATAAATATCAGCATTGTGATTCAAAGAAACTTAAATCCTTTCGAATGGAAAGCCATCTAgtgatgtattttatttaaaaaaaatacatgtagGTAATATCTTTATCAGTGTTTTTATGACGTTGATTATTTCGGGAATTTTCTAGACTTCCGGAGGAATGTTTACAAAATTGAATATAGGATTCAATTTCAAGTTTgtcgaaattttaaataatattagccacaaataatatgtaggtaggtacatgGTTCATTGCATTATTTAACTCGCATGAAAAAAGAACTAACTTGCACATATACACACTTTCagatttggaaaaaaaatataataacgttGTATATTTGAAAATAGTTTTGGAAACATATAATTCTATATTAAGCGTTCGAAATATTCTAAACTTTAATgatcctttatttttattacacttacaaatataatattttgtgctAGAACTGTTTGAATGGCTATTATAGAGTCAATGCCATATTTTCTAACAATTTTGAAACGTCTTATTTAATAATGTCCTGAATATTTTGGCTGTTTTAGTTTATAAGTTAATCgtgttttaagattttaatttcgAGATCATATTACTATAATGATTGTATTAGGTATTCATAATATGCATTATAGTGTAGATAAACTAAGTTATTGtctatgtatattatgttgttcGTGTGCAAAAAATGatgcatttaataaaattgttatactATTTTGTGTTTTACCATTCTGTacctattgttaaaaaaaacttatgatGAAGGATAAGTCACAAAACCACAATTATCgaacatacaaaataaaacgTTAAATGCTATCTACCGATTGAAAGTAATTTACAAAGAGCACCAGATAAATTTTCCTGAGACTGGTGGCGTTAGCTATCTACGCCATGCAAAGGCCACAGCCATGACCTAGATCTACAATACGCTATACAGcagtaggtaataataataataaactttattaagcAACTTAATTACACTGCAGGACATATTAGGGTGAAATTTATAGGTATCATTATAAAAGGAAcctttaacaaaataagtaatttcaacAAAATGTGTTAGTAACAATACTAAAGAGTAATTAAACAGACCCAGTGGAATTTAAAAAGGaatatgaaaacaataatattatggagCTGTGCAATCACTTTAGCACATGTCTACTGTGATTTTAGTGTTGCCAATCGGAGGCCCACTCAGTAGTCAGTATACTTGAGTACTATACGTCGAGCCGTCTGAGGTtcgacactgattttcagtgggcACCGTGTTTCGCAGCACGGACAGCAACCACAACATACAAATACATTTATAGcttaaaatacttacataatattactatacaaaaggtaaactaataaaatacaatatgtaGTTAACTACCTAACACTatgatgtttataatttttataacattatagtTTTAGTCAGTGATTTATTGTTGAAAGTTGTATTTAACTTACATACGAGTACCTACATACTTCGCGGACATAGACATAATGAGAAGAGgaagaaaaaaaatcataaattgatTATGCACACGATATTGGGCCTTAAAGAAGAGGTAacattcttatattttaaaatattttcataattaaattaaatagttcCTAGTTACCTGATAACCATAAATGGATGCATggaaatatattacaaattaaacttgTAAAAAATTCAGGATGTTTCAAGTAATGTGACTAAAGTATTAtacctaaataatatttatttatatttataaaacttatgaATTATTgattgcttatttatttatgtaataaacgattcttatattttaatttaaaatttgaagttgttttcAGGTTGCAAAGAGGAGGTGGCAAGTCATTCCAGCATTTAGTGGCTGTGAACTTGAAACTACCCCGGAAAGCTGCACTTTTGAGCTGTACTGTGAACCTAGCTTTGTTACGGATGGGTTCTGTATCTAGTTGGTACAGTTTCCAACTTTTCTGTTTCGAAAACTATGAAAGTTacttgaattattaataaatgaaaaaaatgtagtacttataataataaagaatactCTTTCCCATTATAATGTTGATATACACAGGCCActcaagaaaattaaaaatttcccACCTCGATAAACTAAACTAGGAACAAAAAATAGCAACCTATAGATAGAAGCTAAAAAGCTCGAAAAAAAAGCTTGATAATTCTATGTGCTAAGGTACCTCGCAAATACAGTGTAAGACATCTCGGCACACATGTGGACAGTCTAACTAAAACTAACAAGGAAGAAAAATCCCCAACAAGTAAATACAATGATGCCACTTATTAATTTTCTAACATATTATGATAACCTGCCATATGAggaccacggacgagtaaaaaaataaggactccgtgccaccttacataacagtgaggcaccaaaacaagccggtaaacgtgtaactatatacacttacactaatacaagccgattggccgccattatgagatttgccatcgtctgggacagatcagtttgcgttgcaataaaatattttaaaaaatgctgtcgtgcgttgtgaaaacgtgTAAAACCAATagcataaaagtatttgtggatatatgattatttaagggagaataaattgtgtaactggtataccccgtaaccgcacacacactagcataaagttGCTTCACTTGCCAATATCgaggcgcggagtccttctttttttactagtccgtgatgaGGACTTATGTTAAGTAACTAAAGTAACAATATTTacctattaatttaaaaatacttaggtACATTAAACTTTTGTGATTAGACTTATTAGATTTCAATTCTGTTTAACTTTATTCCCTTATCAAACCAAACAGCTCCCTGATCCTCCTTAGTTTATAGAAACAGAAAGGATAACTCAACAAAATAAAGGGTAAAGCTGCATATTTCTCTCTAGGGatcttcaaattttataaattcgGAATAATTATAGAATAAGTTTTTAGTGTCTCGCGAAATTTACTGTTACGGATATAGCCACTAAGGTACCAATCTTCATAACTTAAAGAAAATGAAACACAGAACATGATAATAAACATGctttattacaaaaatgaagCACATCACAGTATTTCCAAATactcaatataatttatacttatcttaagtatactaaaatataatgataaaatatttatccaCCCATAAAATCCTATAATCTCTTTGGATGGCTTGTTTGGTAActcttcaataataattaaaatgctaTACACAAAgtacaaaacataattttatttacaatttgctACTTGCTATTTTGAGTTACTTAAAGTATGTTAAGAGTTGAACTTCCTCCAATCTTGGAGTATGCACTTCTGTATACATTGCAACAAAATAATGAATTCATAAAAGCATTTAAAGATGTAGAACTGTGTGTTCTGTAAATACCAGATGAAACATCATTGATGTTCGTCTCACCAATGAATTGTTGCAAATCACTTTTTGGAAAACCTTCTTgataatactgttttatagtaTCATAGGCATCCATAATAACAGAGATGAATAAACTCAATACAACATATATGTAAAGACTTATGAATGAATAAAGATAGACCCGGCTAAACCACCACAACATTGGAGACTTCTTAGACATGATTGAGAACGTAGCAAACATATCATCACCGTTAATTAATGAGAAAAGACATTCAGATGTTGTTGCAAGTGATCTGAATTTCATGTGATATGGTCCTAATATAAGCCACCCACAAAACATAAAACCTGCGTACAAAAGCAAAGCACAGAATGAAAATCGGAATATTTTTGGGGCTGCCTTTTTCAGAGTAAGTATAACAACATTATATGTCTTGAAAAATCCTAGGTAACGTAAAACTCCAAACCAAACTAATAAATTTCCTGTACCAAGAAACAGAGAACAAACATTCCATTGGTCATTTGTAAATTGATTCCTTTCAATTTGTTCTTTAATTGCAGAACccattattattagtatatcaTTTACTATTATCATTATGTACCAAATATTGAGGAACTCTAACCGTCCATCCAAacttaaatgtttattatatgcTTTATGGAAAAATTGAACTGTCAATTCTTTCAAAAGCTGAGCTCTATAAATTGCCCTACTACAAAGAATCAGGGATGCACTgcatattaatataacaaaaatattcaaaatgcttCTTAATATTTGATCAATTTGATTATCAGTTATATATGCTTGATCTCCTTTGCATACTAGTTTGTAAGGTTCAGCTTCTAGTGTTAACGACATCTGGCCATCATGGTCTTCATTATCAAATACAATATCAACATCAAATCTGTAACAATCAGGTGGAGTGATTGGCCCTGCTGCTCGGAAATTAATGGTTTTCACAGAAAATGATAATGTAGCTCGCACTAAAGCATCAAAATTAATCTTCATACCGGCATCATCAATATTTTGTTGTGATTTGAAGAGTCCTTCACTTTTTGTAAAGTTAGTACAAGTCTTGATGATTTCAGAATTGAATTCATAACTTTCATTAAATCCATTAATAATGCCTTGTTTATAATTGTATAGACAGAAAATTGGATCAGGCatgttattattttcatcaTTGTATGAGTAAGCACCAATTGCATTAGAAAGATTAGCATATCCATTGAATGCAAAATCAAGAGTATCATAAAATTCATTTAGCTTATATACAGCTAGAGGACCAGCTCCTGGTGGGTATGCATTGATCTCTCTAGTAGAGTCCCAACCAAGTAAAAACAGATGGGAAAAGCTGATACGGTTGTCCCATGTGTAGTTCACATGATTATACCTGTTATGCGCAAACAAACACAGTTGGAAAgttaccaatactatttttatcaCTTGTACCATGAACTTATAAGGAAACTTGCGTTTCGCTTGCCATTTCTCTATCGGATTCATAAAGAAAAACTGTAGTTTGCGTCGCATTTTCTCTTCAAATTGTGTGATTTCTGCGGAAGTATTGGCAGACCTTGACGAAAGGCCTTCATAGTTTCGACGAATATTATTACTAGGGCTAGACACTCTCGAGCCCTCTAATTCGGAAGAATTATTTTGCACAGGCGATGCACTTATTGTTTCCATaatttaaaactgaaaacacaaaaataaatacgtAGAAACATCTGAACAATCTTGACAAAGACCGGATTGTTCAcaaattagataaaaaaaaactaaataaacattacctgctattaattaaaacattcagATTATATTTTGCTAATACTGCATAGTATAAagttagataattaattaagaataatGATTTAGCGATAACATTTCTTATCGAGATAAAACGAAACGACACTTCTCAAATCATAACTATTTTTCAGTCAATCGCTATTCATTGTTTTGTTACCTTTTTTTTCT of the Leptidea sinapis chromosome 41, ilLepSina1.1, whole genome shotgun sequence genome contains:
- the LOC126976591 gene encoding mucolipin-3-like; the encoded protein is METISASPVQNNSSELEGSRVSSPSNNIRRNYEGLSSRSANTSAEITQFEEKMRRKLQFFFMNPIEKWQAKRKFPYKFMVQVIKIVLVTFQLCLFAHNRYNHVNYTWDNRISFSHLFLLGWDSTREINAYPPGAGPLAVYKLNEFYDTLDFAFNGYANLSNAIGAYSYNDENNNMPDPIFCLYNYKQGIINGFNESYEFNSEIIKTCTNFTKSEGLFKSQQNIDDAGMKINFDALVRATLSFSVKTINFRAAGPITPPDCYRFDVDIVFDNEDHDGQMSLTLEAEPYKLVCKGDQAYITDNQIDQILRSILNIFVILICSASLILCSRAIYRAQLLKELTVQFFHKAYNKHLSLDGRLEFLNIWYIMIIVNDILIIMGSAIKEQIERNQFTNDQWNVCSLFLGTGNLLVWFGVLRYLGFFKTYNVVILTLKKAAPKIFRFSFCALLLYAGFMFCGWLILGPYHMKFRSLATTSECLFSLINGDDMFATFSIMSKKSPMLWWFSRVYLYSFISLYIYVVLSLFISVIMDAYDTIKQYYQEGFPKSDLQQFIGETNINDVSSGIYRTHSSTSLNAFMNSLFCCNVYRSAYSKIGGSSTLNIL